Proteins found in one Triticum aestivum cultivar Chinese Spring chromosome 4D, IWGSC CS RefSeq v2.1, whole genome shotgun sequence genomic segment:
- the LOC123095902 gene encoding receptor protein kinase TMK1 yields MQSPTVSTARRRRPGLAAGSLLALAVLLAAVGAAAAAGGPASPQDAAAMRAVAKALAVDGWVDSADPCSWAGVTCDSGGRVTGVQVKDKGLTGTLAPEVRNLTALMRLELFNNSLTGPLPSLAGLDSLEYLNLHDNGFTFIPEDFFKGLTALKEVYLDHNPFKPWPFPTSLGDCQSITNFSANSVNMTGTLPDFFGSMPSLQELNLAGNSLSGPVPPSLADAPLEVLWLNQKIETTGFSGSISFVAKMTKATKLWLHSNDFTGPLPDFSKLTSLSDLGLRDNQLTGRVPDSLVNLKSLKTVSLGNNLLQGPSPNFAPSVEVDRTGKNQFCLPPGQPCDPRVDLLLEVEAGFMYPAKLAAGWAGNDPCSYQPGVVCDSGKNITSLNFAKMGLNGSISPSIGKIATLETLLLSDNNITGTVPKELAELPALKKVNLSNNNLYGKLPEFRKNVLVILDGNPNFGKPAPAPGPGGNSNDTKPGDGSGGSNKASSSTGVIVGSVVGAVAVLGLIAALGFYCYKRKQKPSGRVQSPHAMVIHPRHSGSDPDMVKITVAGGNANGGAATSEPYSQASSAPRDIHVVEAGNMVISIQVLRNVTNNFSQENILGRGGFGTVYKGELHDGTKIAVKRMESGVMGNKGLNEFKSEISVLTKVRHRNLVSLLGYCLDGNERILVYEYMPQGPVSQHLFEWKEHNLQPLEWKRRLSIALDVARGVEYLHSLAQQTFIHRDLKPSNILLGDDMKAKVADFGLVRLAPADGKCVSVETRLAGTFGYLAPEYAVTGRVTTKADVFSFGVILMELVTGRRALDDTQPEDSMHLVTWFRRMQLNNDTFQKAIDTTIDLDEETLASVSTVAQLAGHCCAREPHQRPDMGHAVNVLSTLSEVWKPADPDSDDSYGIDLDMTLPQALKKWQAFEDSSHFDGATSSFLASLDNTQTSIPTRPPGFADSFTSADGR; encoded by the exons ATGCAGTCCCCCACCGTATCcaccgcgcggcggcggcggcccggcctCGCCGCGGGATCCCTCCTGGCCCTGGCCGTGCTCCTGGCGGCcgtcggcgcggcggcggcggcggggggcccGGCCTCGCCGCAGGACGCGGCGGCGATGCGGGCGGTCGCCAAGGCGCTGGCGGTCGACGGGTGGGTCGACTCCGCCGACCCCTGCTCGTGGGCCGGGGTGACCTGCGACTCCGGTGGCCGCGTCACCGGCGTCCAGGTCAAGGACAAAGGCCTGACGGGGACGCTGGCGCCCGAGGTCCGCAACCTCACCGCGCTCATGCGCCTCGAGCTCTTCAACAACAGCCTCACCGGCCCGCTCCCCTCGCTGGCCGGCCTCGACTCGCTCGAGTACCTCAACCTCCACGACAACGGCTTCACCTTCATCCCGGAGGATTTCTTCAAGGGGCTGACCGCGCTCAAGGAGGTCTACCTCGACCACAACCCTTTCAAGCCGTGGCCGTTCCCGACCAGCCTCGGGGACTGCCAATCGATCACCAACTTCTCCGCCAACAGCGTCAACATGACCGGGACGCTCCCGGACTTCTTCGGCTCGATGCCGTCCCTCCAGGAGCTCAATCTGGCAGGGAACTCACTGTCCGGGCCAGTGCCGCCGTCCCTGGCCGATGCGCCGCTTGAGGTGCTCTGGCTCAACCAGAAAATAGAGACCACCGGCTTCAGCGGGTCGATTAGCTTCGTCGCCAAGATGACCAAGGCCACGAAGCTGTGGCTGCACTCCAACGACTTCACCGGCCCCTTGCCGGACTTCTCGAAGCTTACCAGCCTTTCTGATTTGGGTCTCCGTGACAACCAGCTCACCGGTCGAGTGCCAGACAGTCTTGTCAACCTGAAGTCTCTGAAGACGGTGAGCCTGGGGAACAATTTGCTGCAGGGACCGAGTCCCAACTTTGCTCCCTCTGTTGAAGTTGACAGGACGGGTAAAAATCAATTCTGCTTGCCGCCTGGACAGCCGTGTGATCCCCGTGTAGACCTGCTGCTGGAGGTAGAGGCTGGGTTCATGTACCCAGCCAAGCTCGCAGCTGGTTGGGCGGGGAACGACCCATGCAGCTATCAGCCGGGCGTTGTATGTGATAGTGGTAAGAACATCACGTCGCTGAATTTTGCCAAAATGGGGCTTAACGGGAGCATCTCACCATCTATCGGCAAGATTGCCACACTTGAGACGCTACTTCTTTCAGACAACAACATTACTGGCACGGTGCCGAAGGAGCTCGCTGAGTTGCCAGCACTGAAAAAGGTCAATCTGTCAAATAACAATCTATATGGGAAGCTTCCTGAATTTCGCAAGAATGTGTTGGTGATACTTGATGGCAACCCAAACTTCGGCAAGCCTGCTCCTGCGCCTGGACCAGGTGGTAACAGCAATGACACTAAGCCTGGGGATGGAAGTGGTGGAAGCAACAAGGCTTCCTCTTCTACCGGCGTCATTGTTGGGTCAGTGGTTGGAGCTGTTGCTGTACTAGGCCTTATTGCTGCATTAGGGTTCTATTGCTACAAGAGAAAGCAGAAGCCTTCCGGAAGGGTGCAGAGTCCACATGCTATGGTCATCCATCCCCGGCACTCAGGGTCAGATCCTGACATGGTAAAGATCACAGTTGCTGGTGGAAATGCCAATGGTGGTGCGGCCACAAGCGAGCCATATAGCCAAGCAAGCAGTGCCCCCCGTGATATCCATGTCGTTGAGGCTGGGAATATGGTCATTTCAATTCAAGTACTGCGTAATGTGACCAACAACTTCAGTCAGGAGAACATCCTTGGTCGTGGTGGGTTTGGTACTGTCTACAAGGGTGAGCTCCATGATGGTACAAAAATTGCTGTGAAGCGAATGGAGTCTGGTGTTATGGGCAACAAGGGGTTAAATGAGTTCAAATCAGAGATTTCTGTGCTGACCAAGGTCCGTCATAGGAACCTTGTATCGCTGCTTGGATACTGTCTTGATGGTAATGAGAGGATTCTTGTATATGAGTACATGCCACAGGGTCCAGTGAGCCAACACCTGTTTGAGTGGAAAGAACACAATTTGCAGCCGTTGGAATGGAAGAGGCGACTCAGCATTGCGCTCGATGTTGCAAGAGGTGTTGAGTACCTGCACAGCCTTGCTCAGCAAACCTTCATCCACAGAGACTTGAAACCATCAAatatacttcttggtgatgacatGAAGGCCAAGGTGGCAGACTTTGGATTGGTGCGGCTTGCGCCAGCTGATGGGAAGTGTGTATCAGTAGAGACAAGGCTTGCTGGAACTTTTGGATATCTTGCCCCCGAGTATGCAG TTACTGGACGTGTGACCACAAAAGCTGATGTCTTCAGCTTTGGTGTCATTTTGATGGAGCTGGTCACGGGACGCAGGGCGCTTGATGACACACAACCTGAGGATAGCATGCACCTGGTTACATGGTTCCGGAGAATGCAGCTCAACAATGATACGTTCCAGAAGGCGATCGACACAACCATCGACCTTGATGAGGAGACCTTAGCCAGCGTTAGCACGGTCGCACAGCTCGCTGGTCACTGCTGTGCTAGGGAGCCACATCAGAGGCCCGACATGGGTCATGCCGTCAACGTGCTCTCCACCCTTTCAGAAGTGTGGAAACCTGCAGACCCAGATTCAGACGACAGTTACGGCATTGACCTGGACATGACGCTGCCTCAGGCGTTGAAGAAATGGCAGGCCTTTGAGGACAGCAGCCATTTCGACGGCGCGACCTCTTCGTTCCTCGCGAGCCTGGATAACACCCAGACCAGCATCCCGACGCGGCCTCCAGGGTTTGCTGATTCCTTCACCTCCGCCGACGGAAGATAA